The nucleotide window GAATGAGCCGAACACAACCGGGAGTGTTTCACCGCAGAGGGCGCGAGAGGGCGCAGAGAGAAAGAACTGAGATAAAAGGCAGAAGAACGATCGTTCGCTCTCGACTTTTCTCTCCGCGCCCTCTCGCGCCCTCTGCGGTGAAGCACTCTTTCTTGCGCCTTCCTGTGCCCTCTGCGGTGAATCACTGCCTTTTGGGTCATCATGAGCACACCGACACCAGTGCCCGCGCCCGCGGCGCCCGACACACAGACCCTCTGGCGCCTCATCGTCCAGGCCGGGGGGATGAAGGCGTACATCGACGGGCAGCTCCGCGAGCGCGGGTTCCTCGTCACCCGGCGCGACGCCGACGCGATGTCCGACCGGGAGAAGGACGCGTACAAGAAGGCGCTCAAGCAGGAGGCGGAGGAGCGCCGCAAGCTCCGGCGGGAGACGTGGGGCGCGTACAAGGCGAATCACATCGTTCACCTCGGCGAGGGCGTGTTCTGGACCGACGAGCCGAAGGACGATAAGTGGGACACGCCCAACAGCGAGGAGCGGGCGGCCGAGAACGAACTCCCCGCGCTCGACAAACCCGAGCAGCTCGCCGAGGCGCTCGGCGTCACCGTCGCGCAGCTCAAAGGCATGGCGTACCACCGCGACGCCGCCACGTCCCTGCACTACGTCCGGTTCACCATCCCCAAGCGCGACGGCACCGAACGGCCCATCTGGGCGCCGAAGAAGCGCCTGAAGGCCGCGCAGCGCTGGATCTTGCACCACATCGTCGAACGGTTGCCGGTTCACGGCTCCGCGCAGGGGTTCCTGGTCGGGCGGTCGATCCTCAGCAACGCGCAGGTTCACGAGAGCCCCAAGATCCTGCTGAAGATGGACATCAAGGAGTTCTTCCCGACCGTCACCGTGAAGCGGGTGAGGGGCGTGTTCCGCCGCGCCGGCTACCGCAATGGGATCAGCACGCTGCTGGCCCAGGTCTGCACCGAAGCGCCGCGCGAGATCGTGACCATTGAGGGAAAGACCTACTACGTCTCGCTCGGGCCGCGGTGCCTGCCGCAAGGCGCCCCCACCAGCCCGGCGATCACCAACGCGCTGTGCCTGCGCCTCGACCGCCGGCTCGCCGGGCTGGCGAAGCGGTACGGCTGGCGCTACACCCGCTACGCCGACGACCTGACCTTTAGCCTCCCGATGGAGCACAAGGGGCCGCCGAAGCTCGGCTCGATGCTCGGGTGCGCCCGACGAATCGTGGAGGCCGAGGGTTTCGAGGTCAAGTCCGAGAAGACGCGGATTCACCGAACGGGCGGGCGGCAAAGCGTGACGGGGCTCGTGGTGAACGGCGACGGCCCGCCGCGCACGACCCGCAAGCTGCGGCGCCAGCTCCGCTCGGCGATTCACAAGCTCAAAACCGGCAAGCCACTCCAAGAAGGCGAATCGCTGGCCCGCCTGACCGGCTACGCGGCGTTCGTCCACATGACGAACCCGGAACTCGGTCGCAAGATGCTCGCAGACATTCAGGGATTCGAGGGCCAGGCGGAAGGTCAAGTAGTGTGATGTTCGGGCGACGCACGCCAAATCCAGCCGATTCAACCTGCGATCTGAGATCGTTGATTTCAGACACAACACCGAGTGACCGACGGTTATTCCGTACTCTTGCCTCATACGCGCTTGCTCCTCCTGTACTGATCCACAAGCGCGCGGGGTGCGCCAATGTCAATCGTGTGGACCTCGCCGGTCCACTCCTTCGACTTTGGATTGAGGAACCCGCGTTTGGGAGCAACGAAGGTAGCGGTGTGAGTCGCCCGGACGGCCGGGCCGAGCGGTTCGCCGGTGTCGCAATCGAGCCCGGAGGGAATGTCGATCGCGAGGACCTGATATCCCGAAGTATTAAGCATGCGAAAGTAGTCGGTGTAGCGTTCATCCAGTGCGCGGTTCAGTCCGGTACCGAAAAGGGCATCGATAAGCCAACCCGCTGGCGTGGGTAGCACTTCCGGAAGCCAAGGCAGCATGGGTACAGCCGAGCGCTCGATGATTTTTCGATTCACGGCCGCATCACCAGTTAGTTGTGTCGTTCCGGGGTGATCAATCGTCCACACCGGCCACCCCGCGTTATCGAGGTGGCGGGCGATCACAAACCCATCGCCGCCGTTGTTTCCCGGTCCGCACAGGATCACCACCGCCTTGCGATCCGGGTTCAGGCGCATCAGCAGTTCGGCGGCGCCGCGGCCAGCGTTCTCCATCAGCACTACGCCCGGAACCCCGAACTCCTCGATCGCCCGGCGGTCGAGTTCGCGAACCTCACTGCGTGAGAGTGTGAACATGGTATTGACCTCAATATCACCAATCGTTGAACTCGCAGAGTGTGAGACCACGGGGTGTGACCGCGCCCTTACTCGCACCTAAACAATTGACTGGAATAATTTTACACCTCTCGTTCGTACACCGGCAGGGTTCCCTTCGACCGGTCGTGTTATCCGCCTTTGCGGGTTGTGCAAGTGATTCATGGGTAGCGGGACGGTAGCGAACCGGTAGCTCGCGGGAAGTGAATGGCGCGTTCGAAGGGTAGCACCCCGCCAGTTCCCAACCCGCGACGGTCCAGCCGATGCCCTCGTCGCGACCACTGTAACCTCCGTTACACCGCGCCCCGAGTGCCACCGGAACCGCTCCGCCCGCCGTACCCAATTGGCTTCAAGGGCTACTCGGGAGGAGTGAACCGCCACTCGTCGCGCCGACCGCTATTCGGGGCTCGAACTGTACCGCCCGTTACACCTGACGCCCTGAAGACGCGAATGGCGTAACCCAACGTGCCACCGGCGCACCGTTCATCCGCCCCCTACAGATACAGATGGCACGAGCGGTTGCGGGGCGCGGGCTCCCATCGCGGAACGAGACCCTCAAACGGATTTGCGTATCACTCTGGCCCCAGCACCCGGGGGTGAACCTGCAGCCGCCTGTTGGGGTAGCGGGTCGTGCGGTAAGACCCGTCTCACGGACCGACCTGAGCCACCGCACCAGACTGCCGGAAGCAGTTACGTCCCGCCTCGTGAGCCGGCCGAATGTCCCCGCGGCAAAGGGCGGTATGCAACGCGTGCCGGGTTGCACTGACCAGGGGCACCCGGCCTTCAGGGTCCGAATCATCGCCCCCCCCCAAGCAGCCGATGAAAAAGCGGGCCGGTGTGTTAGGTCTCGCCCCCGACCGCCGAACTCCTCCCGCCGCCCACCCATTCGGAGGTTGCCCATGCCTACCTGGACTCTCAAAAAGCTCGCGGCCCGTCTGCTCCAATCGACCGGCCGCCCCCGCCCGGTTCCAGCGCTCCGTTCGGGGCTCGAAGCCCTGGATGACCGGGTGATGCCGTCGGTGTCCGTCTTCCCCTACGGCGAGGCGTTATACATCACCGGCACGGCAGGGGACGACGCCGTGGCCGTCACCCGGTCCGGGGGACAGCTAACGGTCACCACCCGGGCCGGTAACGGCCCGGCGGTGTCGACCGCGGTGCCGGTCGTGCCGTGGATGTACATCCAGTTCGCGGGGTTCGACGGCAACGACTCGTTCTCCAACGAGACGGACATCCCCGCCTACGCCGACGGCGGGAACGGGAACGATGACCTGCGCGGCGGTTCGGCGGCCGACACCCTGACGGGCGGTGCGGGCGACGACTACCTCAACGGCGGGGCCGGCAACGACGCCATCGACGGTGGGGCGGACAACGACATCATCCACGGAGGCCAGGGGAACGATGTACTCACTTGCGGAGCCGGCAACGACTACGCATCCGGGTCGGACGGCAACGACCTGTTGATCGGCGGGACCGGCAACGACTTCTTGGCCGGCGGAGCTGGAGACGACGCCTTCGACCCGGGCACCGGGACCGACACCCTGACCGGCGGCACCGGGTGGGACCGGCTGTCCATTGCCGCCCGGGCCGCCGGGGCCGAGGTGCAGAACACCCAGGTGGTGTTCCGGCAGGTCACCGCCACCGGGTTCGGGAGCGTCGTCGAGACCGTCGGGTGCCCCGACGTCGAGACGGTCGAACTGTGGGGCGGGGCCGAGAACAACCGCTTTGACGCGATCGGGTACACCGGGACGGTCATGTTCCACGGCGGGGCCGGGGCCGACTGGCTGCGCGGCACGGGCGGGGGCGATGTCCTGAACGGCGGAGAGGGGAACGACACCCTCTCCGGCGAGGGCAACTTTGACATCCTGAACGGTGGGGCCGGCAACGACGCCCTGTACGGCGGGGACGGCAACGACAACCTTGACGGCGGGGACGGGAACGACGCCCTGTACGGCGGGGCCGGCAACGACACGCTGACCGGCGGAGCCGGCAACGACGGCCTGTACGGCGGGGCCGGCTTCGACCGAGTGGCCGAGAACGCGCGGTACGCGGTCGTGTACGTCGGTGCCGACGCCGTCCGATCGTACTTCTGGCAGGGGGCGTTCATGGAGTTCGACCCGATCACCGAGATGGAGGTCGTGGCGGTGACCGGCGGGGCCGAGAACAACTGGTTCAGCGCGAACGGCTACACCGGGTCGGTCGAGTTCCGCGGCGGCGCCGGCAACGACACCCTACTGGCCGGCACGTCCGGCGACGCGGCCCTCTTCGGCGACGCCGGCAACGACACCCTGGGCGGGGGCATAGGGTTCGACCTCCTGCGGGGCGGGGCCGGCAACGACACGCTGACCGGCGGGGCCGGGAACGACCGGCTGTTCGGAGAGGGGGACGATGACACCCTCAGCGGCGGGTTCGGCAACGACGTGCTCGACGGGGGTGACGGGAACGACGTGCTCGGGGCGGTCGTCACCGTCGGCGGGCTGAGCGGCGGATGGCGGCAGTACACGTTCGCTGACGAGCCCGGGGACGATGTTCTGCGGGGCGGGTCCGGCAACGACACCGCCCGGGGCGGGTCCGGAAACGATGTCATCGAAGGCGGGTCCGGCAACGACACCCTGGGGGCCGTGCTGGTCAACGTCCGCCGCACCAACAACGACTCGATCTACTACTGGGAAGACATCGGCGAGGACGGGAACGACGTGATCCGCGGCGGCGACGGGGACGACACCATCAAGGGAGGCAACGGGAACGACAAGCTGTACGGCGAGGGCGGCAACGACATGCTCGGGGGCGAGACGCAACTCGCCTACGCCCAACTCAGCGGGGACGGGTACGCCTACGGGTTCGACCTGTACGGGGAAGCCGGGGACGACGAGTTGTACGGCGGAACCGGCAAGGACATCCTGGGCGGGGGGGACGGCAAAGACATCCTCGACGGGGGCGGCCAGTACATCAGCCCCGGCTACCAGATCCTCAACGCCCTCGGACAGATCTACTTCGACATCGACGTCGCGGTGGCGGCCGACGGGGACCTGATCTACTCAGACGGCGGGCTGTCCGCCTACTTCGGGTTCGAACTGAACAAGAACTACGTCAACGAGCTGACCGGGGAGCGGCGGTAGCCGGCCGCCCGCCCCGACCTGGAAGCCGGTGGAGGCCCACCCTCCAGTGGCTTTCCGCCCTGGAGTAGGCCGGCGGGCGTGGCGCAGGGCGGAAGTCCTGCGCCACGCCCGCCGGCCTACTCATACCCCAACACCAAGTCGATCACCCAGCACCCGCGCACATGCACCTGATGCGGGTCACGGCAGTGAGCGAGGATGTCGGCGTTGTCGCAGCCCGCGTCCTGAAGTGCGTCGGCCAGGATCGGCATCGCGGAGAAGTCGCGGGTGTCATACATCTCGCGTGCGAGCGCGATTGCGGTTGAGATGCGCCACTCAGGCGCGAACCCGACCGGCCGAAACGGGTTGCCAAACACCTCGTGCATAAGTGCCAACTTGGCATGTGATTCGGCTTGGCATTCAGCGTCATACGCGTGATTCTGGTCCTCCGACCGCCAGCCGGCGGCGTCAGCCGCAACTTGACTGAGTCCGCGGAGAACCGACACCAACTGATCCAGCGCCCGCTGTTGGGGCGAACTGATGAACGGTGAACGGCGCTCGTAGGTCGTCACAAACGCCGGGACCGACGGCGCGGAGCGGGTGCCGAACGCGGCCAGCGCGTCGGCCAGCTTGCGCTCCGGCGTTCCACACACCGCCAGCAGTTCGCACACGAACTCAACCGCCTCGGCTGCGGAAGTCGTGCCCTCGGCACGCCAAGGTAACACTACTTCGTTAAACTCTGCAAAATCCTCGTAGCGCATACGAGCTAAGTGCGCGGCCGCGCGGACGCTCTTCACCACCTCACCCCAATCGTGCGGTCCGGTTACCCCATCTGCCCAGCGATCGAGGAGGTCCATTGCGGCTTGCACTTGGTCGTCGCGAAGAAGTGCGGGCGTTGATGGAGAGAACGACATGGGCGCAGCCCAGAACGGCTCGAACCGGTCGAGCCACGCGGTCGTGATGAGTGCGATCTGCCGCGCGGACATGCGGGTGTACAGCGGCGCATTCTCGAACCAGTGGAAACCGGCCCGCGTCAGCCACCTCTCTTCTTCGGGCATTGCAGCACCTTCCCTTGCGTCCTCGCCACAGAACTGAGCCGCTACGCGCTACCCCTTCCCGAGCACCAGATCGACCACCCAGCACCCGCGCACGTGAACCGGTTGCGGGTCGAGGCAGTGGGTCAGGATGTCGGCGTTGTCGCACCCGGCGTCCTGAAGTGCGTCGGCCAGGATCGGCATCGCGGAGAAGTCGCGGGTGTCATACATCTCGCGTGCGAGGGCGACCGCGGTTGAGGTACGCCACTCAGGCGCGAACTCGGCCGGCCGAAACGGGTTGCCAAAAATCTCGCGGAGCAAATCAACCTGAAAGAGCAACTCGCCTTGGCCGGTGTCATAATCGTCGTGACCGCACGGAGCCGACATGCACGAATCGAGACAATACTCGGGATGGATCGGGAATGACGTGAGCTGCTCAACCGCGAACGTGAATTCATACTCTTCCCGGTCAATTTCGGCTCTACAGCCGTGCGAATCTTGCAATCGTTTTCTCAGCAGGCTCAATCGATCAAGCAGTACCGGGTCCCACTCCTCGGCGTTCAACTCTTCGGCAATCTGCTCGCACCCGTCGATCACCTCCGCGAGCGTTACGTCCGAAATCTGCTCCACGACCCGACGACAGCACACCACACCGAGCAGGCGAAACTTCCGATCGGAGTGTGTGGCGGCTTTGTGAAGGTAACGGAGTAACCTCAGCGGTCGCCGCCAGGCCAACCATTCTTCTTCGGTCATCGCGGGTTCTCAAAAGCAGCGCACCCCCGAGTCACGGTCGAACCGCGTCTCGGGGGTGCGTTGAAGCGACTCGCTCACCTCGGCCATCAGCCCAGGTTCATCGAGAGCAGGAACTCCAGGTTCGACTTCGTCTTCTTCGACTTGTTGATGAGCATCTCCATCGCTTCCACCGGGTGCATGTCGGCCAGCACGCGGCGCAGGATGCGCACCTTCTCGTACTCCTCCGGGTGCATGAGGAGTTCTTCCTTGCGCGTCCCGCTGCGCACCGCGTCGATCGCGGGGTACACGCGCTTCTCGACGAGCCGGCGGTCCAGGTGCAGCTCGCTGTTACCTGTGCCCTTGAACTCCTCGAAGATGACCTCGTCCATCTTCGAGCCGGTGTCCACGAGGGCGGTCGCGAGGATGGTCAGCGAGCCGCCCTCCTCGACGTTCCGCGCGGCACCGAAGAACCGTTTCGGCTTCTGCATCGCGTTGGAATCGAGACCGCCGGACAGGAGCTTACCGCCGCCGGGGGCCTCGGTGTTGTGGGCGCGGGCCAGACGGGTGATCGAGTCGAGCAGGATGATGACGTCCCGCCGCATTTCCACCATCCGCTTCGCCTTCTCCAGGACGATCTCGGACACGTGGATGTGCTCTTCCGGCGGCTCGTCGAACGTGCTCGCCACCACCTCGGCGTTCGGGCTCTGGACGAGCCGCTGCATCTCGGTCACTTCTTCCGGCCGCTCGTCCACCAGCAGCACGAAAACGTACGACTCGGGGTGGTTCTTGAGGATGGCGTTGGCCATCTTCGAGAGGAGGATGGTCTTACCGGTGCGGGGCGGCGCGACGATCAGCCCGCGCTGGCCCTTGCCGATGGGGGTGATGAGGTCGACGATCCGCATCGACAGGTCGTCGGGCGTCGTTTCGAGCTTGAGCCGCTCGTTCGGGTGCAGCGGGGTCAGGTCTTCGAAGCTGGTGACGCCGGTGCCCTCGTCCGGGTGCTTCCCGTTGACGAGTTCGATCTGCATCAGCGCGAAGTTGTCCTGGTTCTCGATGGGCAGCCGGATCGGCCCTTCGACCACCAACCCGGTCCGCAGGCTCATGCGCCGGATCTGGCTGGGGGAGACGTAGATGTCTTCGGGGCTGGCGAGGTAGTTGTGCGCCTGGCTGCGGAGGAACCCGTAGCCGTCGGGCAGAACCTCCAGGGTGCCGGACCCGCGGACCACCTCGCCACGCTCGATCTGGCGCCGCACCACGCCCACGATGAGCTGCGCGCGGCTCATCCCGGTGTGTTCGCGGATGCCCTCTTTTTCCGCGAGCGCGAACAGCTCGGGCATCGGCATCCGGTACAGGTCGTCGAGGCGCGCCCCGCTGCCCGCGGGGCGCTGACGTTCGGGCCGCTCCGGGCGCTCGGGCCGCTCACGCTCCGGGCGCTCGGCGGGCGGGGGTGCGGCGGGCGGCGCCGAAGCGACCGGGGGCGGACCTTCAGGTTTCCGGAAGGGGCGCTTGCCGGCGATTGCGGCAGCACGAAGTGAGGGCCGCGGCAGCGGCGACCCTTCGACGCCTTTGGCGTCGGGCATAGCTCGATCCTCGGTCGGAAGGGATGAACAGGACTCGGGGCGGTTCTCCGCCGCCGGTCGGACGTGGCAATAGCGCCACCAAAGGACCGCACGGGACCAATTCCCGGCGAGCCCGAATTCAGGCGAAACTCAAGTCAGAGGGTACGCACAGACTTCCCACACGGGGCGAAACGCTTCACAACTTGTCAGCAACTCCCTCGCCGTTCGGCGCCGCACTCCGGGAAAGGTCACGGAACTCGGTGAGTGCGGTTCAAGCCCAGCGATTCGCCTCTTTCGGTCACTTGCCTCTTCGACCACGCACCTTTTTGGCAGTACGCCTCTTTGGCTAAATGGACGAGTGCCAGGCGTTTTACTCACAGTGCCAAAATATGGGTGGGGAAGTCAAGATGCGTTGTGAGCCGCTCATCGCGGCCCGACACGCTGGAAAGTGCGGGCTTCCAACTTACCGGCAGTCTACGTCATCCCTGAATCGCGTCAATACGATTCTAGACTCAGTACCGCAAAAAATCCAGTCGCATTAAGGCAGGATGTGAGGAGATGCGGGCCGGCGCGTTTGTAGCGCGCCGGCCCGGTACGGCTCCGAAACGAATCACCCGCAGCCGCAACCGGCTGTATGGGTCTCGCGGGTCGTACCGAATCCGATTGATGAGTACCCCCTCACCGGGCATCGGCTACCATCGGCCGAGTCCGCTCCCAATCACAAGCACTCTTCAACCGGATTCGGTATCAGTCCAGTTTGATGTCCAGGTTCTGAACGGCTTCCGTCACCTCCACCCGGAGCGGTGATTTGTCCACCGCTCCGTACTTCTGCTGAATCGCAACGAGATCCGCCGGCTTCTTTCCGCGCCCCTTCGCGGCATCAAGTTCCTCCTTCGGGCTGGCGGGGCGCCACGCCACCCAGACCTTGTGAGTACCAACGACGGCCCCCTTGGTGCTCGCATCGTACTCCAGCGTGAACCGCCCGCTCTCGTCCGACACGCCCCAGCTCGGGCGCCCGGTCGCCGGTTCAAAGTTGACCGTCATGTGCGGCACGGGTTGCCCGTTCCGGGTAACGGTTCCCGATACGGGGACGATTTTCGGCCCGTCGCTACAGCCGCCGGCACCGACGAGCGCAAGGAACAGAAGGGCGGTCGCCGCCGCCCGGAGAAAGGTGGCCATGGGTCCGCTCCGGTTATGAGGGTAAGGCACTCGGCGCCGAATCAGTAGTTCGGGAGGACCTCGCCACCCGCCCGGGTGAACATCCACTGGTAGGCGTTGAAATCGATGTTGTTGTTCACGAGCGCAACCCGCCCGTCCACCCACGCGGCCAGCACCCCGTTCGTGTGGCTGCCGACGGCCGCCCGGTTGTTGTAAACGGTCGCGTTCGGCGGGAACGGGGTGCCGCCGCCGTACTCGCGGGCCGTCACCATCCCCTGCGTCGGGTGGTGGACCCAGGCGAAGTGGTTGGCGCCCTGGTTGGCGTCCAGCCAGCTCTGGTTCGCCCACGCCGCCTTCTCCAAGAACAGGAACGTGTTGCTGGTCCCGTCGGTCACCTCCGTCATCCGCACCTTGCTGTTCACCCACCCGATCCCGTTCTGCTGGGTCATCCGCTCGGCGCAGCAGTTGTCGCTGCCGCTGCTGGCGTTCATCGCGTAGTCCTTCATCTCGTTCGGGTTGCCCGCCGGCCGGGCCGACGGGCACCGGAACACCTTGGGCGCGTTGGTACACGCGAACTGGTTGGCGGTGTTACCCGCCGGGCCGCGGTTCGCGCCGTTCTCCCAGATCGCCGACGCGTAGGCCGGAACGTTCAGGTTGAACCGGTTGTACAGGTTGTCGGCCTCGACGTACGGCAGCACCGGCACGGCCCAACTGAAGTGGCCCCAGGGCACCGCCGCGCCGAGGGACGGGTCCGCCCAGCCGGACGGGAAGTTGTAGTCGCCGGTCATCGGCCCGAAGCTGCCCGGCGGCAAACCGCCGAGCGCGTCGTGGTGGCTGTGCGCGGCCAGGGCGAGTTGCTTCAGGTTGTTCGAGCACGACATCCGCGCGGCGGCCTCGCGCACCTTCTGGACGGCGGGCAGCAGGAGCCCGATCAGGATCGCGATGATCGCGATCACCACCAACAACTCGATCAGCGTGAACCCGCGCCGCTGGCGAAATGAAAACATGGCGACCCTCGTGGAGAAACGAGTCGGAAATGCGGAACGATTATCCGAGCCGCCCGAAATCCTAACAGAACTGTCACCAGAACGCCACAACTTTTTCGGTGTCGCGCGAAACGGGCAGAGCAAAGAACCGCAGCGAACTGTATATCACAATGGTATTTTCTGTAATGCATTTTCAACGCAGCTTCATGCGATCTTCGTGTAGGATGTGTACCGTAACACCACATCTTCGCGAGGTGCGTCATGCGCTGGGCAGTCTCGTTATTTCTTGTAGCCGCGGCCGTTGTTGCGGTGCCCGGGTGCGGGAAGCCGCCGATGGTGACGGTCAAAGGTGTCGTCAAGGCGGGCGGGAAGCCGGTCCCGCACTGCAAGGTGGGTCTGTTCCCGGACGTCGAAGGGTTCGACCCGAGCAAGCACGGGTACGGGTTCGGGATGACGAACGACAAGGGCGAGTTCGAGATCCAGCACCCGAACGGGACCAAGGGCATCTTCCCCGGCACCTACAAGGTCACGTTCGTCGCGTGGGTCGACAGCAAGGGTAAAGCGATCCCGCCGGAGACGAAGCCGAGCGAGGTGCCGGGCGGTGTCAAGAACCTGTTGCCCTCGAAGTACGAGGCGCTGAGCGACACGCCCGAACGGCTCACGGTTTCGAAGGAAGGCGCCGAGGCCAACTTCGACCTGTCCACCCAGTGACCGCCCGCATCGCCCGTTTCATCCTCATTTTCCTAAGGAGTTACCGATGCCCTCGCGCCGCCGGTCCGGGTTCACGCTGATCGAGTTGTTGGTGGTGATCGCGATCATCGCGATCCTGATCGGGCTCCTGCTGCCCGCCGTCCAGAAGGTCCGCGAGGCCGCCGCCCGCATGAGCTGCCAGAACAACCTCAAGCAGCTCGGCCTCGCCTGCCACTCGTTCCACGACGCCCAGCAGGGGTGGCCGCTGGGCATCGAGTTCAACGTCGGCAGCGCGTGGACCGCATTCATCCTGCCGTACATGGAGCAGGACAACGTTTACAAGGCCCTGACGTTCCAGGAGGACAGCCTCGCGAACCGGCAGTGGGCGCAAGGGCTGCCCGGGGTCCCCGGTGACATCACCAGTTCGAACCCGGACCTCCGGAACATCGGCGCGTGCGAGATGAAGTTCAAGATGTTCACCTGCCCGTCGTCGGGCCTGCCCGACAACATCCCGGACATCTCGGGCGACAACTGGATCGTCCAGCGCCGCGCGCCGGCCAACTACTCCGGGTGCGTGTCCGGGGTGATCACCGACGACCGCCGCCGCATCACCGCCAACACCCCGTGGGGCTCGACCAACAGCGGCACCGAGGACATCCACACCCTCGACGGGATCTTCATCGCCAAACAGGTCCACCAGCGGATCACGCGGGACGGCCAGAGCTACGGCGGGATGACCAGCGGGGTGACCATGACCGGGATCACCGACGGCACCTCGAACACGATCGCCATCGGCGAGGTGCTGACCGACCGGCTCGCGATCCCGGACATGGGCCTGACCCGCGAGAACAACGCCAGCGGCCAGGGCCGTAAGGACCACTGGGCGATCGGCGGCGACGACGCGGACACCAGCAACCAGGGCGACATGTCGGAGTTCCTGTTCTCGACCGCCGTGAAGATCAACACCCCCCGCGTTGCCGGCGGGAGCGCCGGGTTCGCCGCCTACGAGCTGAGCGCCGGGAGCGGCCACAGCGGCGGCGCGAACTTCCTGTTCGCCGACGGGAGCGTCAAGTTCCTTCGCGACAGCCTGGACGCCGGCATCTTCTCCGCGCTCGGCACCCGCACCGGCGGCGAAGTGATCGGCAACTACTAACGCGGCCCCACACGCCACGAGCGCGGCCGGCCCGGGGATGAGTTCCCCGGGCCGGCCGCATTTCGTTAATCGCGTGTGATTCGCAAAAATCGAGCGTGTAAACCTGCGAACCAGTGCGTACAGTGAGGCCGGCCCCCCCCCCGCGCACCCGAGCGACACGATTCCCGATGACACTCCTCGCCGAAAGCTGGAGCCCCGAAACCTTCGGGCTGTCCCTGTTAGCCGCAGCCGCGTTCGGGTTGCTCGGGATCGCGCTGCTGGCACTCGGGTTCAAGGTGTTCGAGTGGATCACACCGAAGCTGAACGTCGAGGAAGAACTGGCGAAGGGGAACGTCGCGGTGGGCGTGGTTCTGGCCGCCGTGGTGCTCGGGATCAGCCTGATCGTGGTCCGCGCGATCGGCGGCTAACCCATGAAAATGTCACGCACAATCACCCTGAAGCTGCTCACCGGGCTGACGCTCACCGGGTGCCTCACCGCCTCCGGATGCGGCGGGGCTCAGGACGACACGCACGAGCAGGCGGCGGCGGACGCCAACGAACCGGTCGATGAAACTTGGTACGACGAAAGCGGTAACGCGGTCCAGCCGCAGTGGAAAGTGGACGAGCAGGGTAACCGGGTACTCGATGCCGAAGGGCGGCCCGTCCCCGAACCCGGCATCCCGCGCGACCGCCACGGCCACCTGTGGGTGTACCACCACGGCGTGTGGGTGCCGCCGATCGTCGTGTTCGGCCCGGCGTACCGAACCGGACCCGTGTATCACGGCGGAACTGTGTACCACAGCGCCCCGGCTCGTTCGAGTTCCTGGGTGAGCGGCGGTTCCGGGTACCGCACGCCCAGTACAACGACACCGTATCGCGCGCCGAGTGGCACCGGATCGCACCCGGTTCACACCGCGCCGTCGGCACCGAGTTCCGTCGCCGGCGCGAAGCCGCCCTCGGGTTCCTCGATCACGCGCGGCGGTTTCGGCAGCACCGGGTCCGCGTCGGCGTCTTCGGCGAGCAGTTGA belongs to Gemmata obscuriglobus and includes:
- a CDS encoding DUF1559 domain-containing protein, which translates into the protein MFSFRQRRGFTLIELLVVIAIIAILIGLLLPAVQKVREAAARMSCSNNLKQLALAAHSHHDALGGLPPGSFGPMTGDYNFPSGWADPSLGAAVPWGHFSWAVPVLPYVEADNLYNRFNLNVPAYASAIWENGANRGPAGNTANQFACTNAPKVFRCPSARPAGNPNEMKDYAMNASSGSDNCCAERMTQQNGIGWVNSKVRMTEVTDGTSNTFLFLEKAAWANQSWLDANQGANHFAWVHHPTQGMVTAREYGGGTPFPPNATVYNNRAAVGSHTNGVLAAWVDGRVALVNNNIDFNAYQWMFTRAGGEVLPNY
- a CDS encoding DUF1559 domain-containing protein, with the protein product MPSRRRSGFTLIELLVVIAIIAILIGLLLPAVQKVREAAARMSCQNNLKQLGLACHSFHDAQQGWPLGIEFNVGSAWTAFILPYMEQDNVYKALTFQEDSLANRQWAQGLPGVPGDITSSNPDLRNIGACEMKFKMFTCPSSGLPDNIPDISGDNWIVQRRAPANYSGCVSGVITDDRRRITANTPWGSTNSGTEDIHTLDGIFIAKQVHQRITRDGQSYGGMTSGVTMTGITDGTSNTIAIGEVLTDRLAIPDMGLTRENNASGQGRKDHWAIGGDDADTSNQGDMSEFLFSTAVKINTPRVAGGSAGFAAYELSAGSGHSGGANFLFADGSVKFLRDSLDAGIFSALGTRTGGEVIGNY
- a CDS encoding DUF350 domain-containing protein; translation: MTLLAESWSPETFGLSLLAAAAFGLLGIALLALGFKVFEWITPKLNVEEELAKGNVAVGVVLAAVVLGISLIVVRAIGG